atttgcccacttcaccctctcaaagtgttaggattacagacgtgagccactgcatcaggctTTAGGTTATTAGTTTGAAAATAAGATTAAATCACTTACATGAAGcaaattaaataaagtaaattttagCCAAGGAAAATGGCTGCCGTGTATTGACCTATTGATCTTTATCTGAATCCTTTAAGGTTGGAAATAGTGTTTTATTTTACACATGCAAAAATGAGTTTAGAGGATACAAACAGTTGATAAAGATAGCTGTGAAAATTCACCTCAAACATTAAGGTTAAGTATGGTTTAGTTAGTCCTAATAAAAGGAAgggagctgggtatggtggcaggtgcctgtagttccagctactcgggaggctgaggtgagaggattgcttgagttcaagaggttgatgctgcagtgatccatgattgcaccactgcattccagcctgagtgacagagtaagactctgtctctataaaaaaattttataaatcaataagaGGAAGGGCACTTCTCTTCATTCAGCTATTGAAATATCATGTGAATGTGTGATGGAGGCAAAATGATGCCTTCTTATGAGTTAGAAAATGTTATTGTTAATGCAAGTAGTGGTATTACATCAAGTAAGTCACACTGTTTATGTTGGTTCTACATTAAAACACAAGAAGCACCTCTTTTGTCCTGTCATCTTTTGAAAAAGTGGTTAATGAGCTCCTGTGTACTGTGTAAGAAAGCGTTAAATGCTTAAAGTTACTTTAAGTAGTCAGGAAGCAAACACTTGGTTACCAGAAGTTAGAAtggagaaagcagctttctgtgCAGCCTGATACAATAGGAGGGTACCTTTCCTTTTTGGACTAGCCGAGACCTAATCTTTTCCTACTGTAGGTAAAAAAGcctttcctttttatgttttgtaagtATTTGCTGTAAGTTATTGGTTTGTGGTAGCCAAGCTAACAAagactttggggaaaaaagtatTCAGGTGCTAGAATAGTATCTGGTGTATGCTGGCTCTTTGTAAATCCTGCCCACGTTTAGGTTTGTCCGCAGCTGTTAGTACCTAATATCAGGAGTTCTTCCTAGCAAAGGTATTCTGAACCTTTTTGGGAGCATAAGGACACTTCTGGCTggatacggtggctcacgtctgtaatcccagcactttgggaggctgaggcgggcagactgcttgagctcagtcattcaagactggcctggacaacagagtgaaaccctgtctctacaaaaaatactaaaattagccagtcatggtgacgtgtgtctgtggtcccagctacatgggaggctgagatgggaggattgcttgagcctaggaggtcgaggctgcagtgagctgtgatggtaccactgcactgcaccctgGATGAccgagtgagatcctgtcttttttttttttttttttttaacattttggagAATCTGGACACTGAAGATTTGTAATGTAGAAAAACAGACATATTTAACATTGGCATCTAGTTTTGTAGGTTCCGCGTGACTGACTACCCGAAGCCAATCTTTGGGTTTAGGTCTAAGCTTTTGCCTTACAGGACTGGCATTACAGTTGTATTGTATTAGATACTGCTGGAATCAAATAGTGCATACAGTCAACATGCTAACGTATATGCTGAAATTATTTGGTAGCGTGATTTGATTTTATGTGAAGAAAACTTAGTATAGCAAGTTTATTTTAAGGTTTATTTTAAGGATCAGGTTCTTGGTATTCAGCCCAGGCACGTTAAAACACTGTTATTTCTAACTCTATCAAATAAGGTTATTAAAAactgagatttttaaagatttgtattAGGTACTGTGGTGTGCAAACAGGGTCTGGACCCGTACCAGTTTTCAAGTCAGTTTAATGGGTCTGACTAGCCTTAAAACAAATGAAGTAGACCAGAGTAGAAAAGAAATTATGTATCACAAAATACACAGTTAAGTACTTGGTGAAACTTTTGCTTAAgtttgtgtatttatgtatatatggatGCATGTATACATTCATAAGTGTTTTTGTTGGATTGTAGtgcaaatatatttcttaatatgagatgatttaaaaagttagaaagccACAGCTCTGTAACTGTTTGCTTCGGAAGTAGTTTGAGTATCTGAGTTCttggtatttttgtgttttgggaGACAGAATAGGTAACTAGTTAGGATGCAAGAGTGGAAGAGCAACTTTCTTTGAATCTTCAGTGATTAACCAATAAagttgagatgggattttacttATTAAATAGCTTTGGATAGTTAAGGCTGAATTTGCTTTGTGGAAGTTTTGAAAGCTGTTATAACCAGAGgaagaaatatatgtgtgtttcaCAAAAGTTGTAGTTGCATTTACTGAAAATGTTGTATATGGTTCAGTGAATGTAATATATGTGATGCTTAACATaaagctgtctgagaaaacaTTCTTTCTGATTCAATACTGGAAATACCTATTTTAAGTATAGTCAACTGTTCTTCCATTGCTTAGGGCAGCTGTTTGTTTTTACCAAAAATGTAGGACCTAAAGAAATGAAGGTCTCTGGACTTTTGGGGGAAGAGATAGTAGATTTTtgtgttcttgttttttaatatgaAGTAGTTTTCGGGAAAGGTTATGTAAGTAAGCATCAGGTGTTGTTTacgtttaaaaaattgaattatagaTGTTAacttaatgtcttctttttttcttccatttctttcaaagGTTTGGGCCCCATGGTATCCCTGTGACAGTATTTCCCAAAAGGGAATATAAGGATAAACCAGAAGCCATGCAGCTCCAAAGTAATACATTCCAAGAAGGGACAGAAGTCAAGTGTGAAGCCAATGGTGCTGTTCCTGATGACCCTTCTCCTGTCCCGCATCCCAAGCTGAGTTTGGCTGAAAGCCTGTGGACTTCCAAACCACCACCTCTCTTCCATGAAGGAGCACCTTATCCTCCCCCTTTGTTTATCAGGGACACATATAACCAATCAATACCTCAGCCACCTCCACGGAAAATTAAGCGACCCAAACGAAAAATGTACAGGGAAGAACCCACTTCAATAATGAATGCTATTAAACTACGACCCAGGCAAGTTCTGTGTGATAAATGTAAAAACAGTGTTGTtgctgaaaaaaaggaaattagaaaaggtAGTAGTGCAAGTGACTCTTCTAAATATGAAGATAAAAAACggagaaatgaaagtgtaactactgtgaacaaaaaactgaaaactgacCATAAAGTGGATgggaaaaaccaaaatgaaagccAGAAAAGAAATGCCGTGGTTAAGGTTTCAAATATTGCTCACAGCAGAGGCAGAGTCGTAAAAGTTTCTGCTCAGGCAAATACATCAAAAGCTCAGTTAAGTACTAAAAAAGTTCTCCAGAGTAAGAACATGGATCATGTGAAAGCTCGGGAAGTGTTAAAAATTGCCAAAGAAAAGGCAcaaaagaagcaaaatgaaaCCTCTACTTCCAAAAATGCACATTCAAAAGTCCATTTCACACGTCGATATCAGAATCCTAGCTCAGGTTCCCTTCCACCCCGGGTTCGTTTAAAACCACAGAGGTACAGGAATGAAGAAAATGACTCTTCTCTGAAGACAGGACTTGAGAAAATGCGGAGTGGCAAGATGGCACCCAAGCCCCAGTCTCGCTGCACCTCTACCCGCTCAGCAGGTGAGGCCCCTTCAGAAAATCAGAGTCCCTCAAAAGGCCCTGAAGAGGCCAGCAGTGAGGTTCAGGACACAAATGAAGTGCATGTGCCTGGTGAGCAGGATGAACCACAGACATTGGGCAAAAAGGGCAGCAAAAACAATATCTCTGTTTATATGACcctaaatcaaaagaaatctGACTCCTCCAGTGCTTCAGTGTGTAGCATTGATAGCACAGATGATTTGAAATCTTCCAACTCTGAGTGTAGTTCTTCTGAAAGCTTTGATTTTCCTCCAGGCAGTATGCATgcaccttccacctcctccacttcctcctcttcaaaggaagagaaaaagctcAGTAATTCCTTGAAAATGAAAGTCTTTTCCAAAACCGTCTCTAAATGCGTCACACCAGATGGCAGGACCATATGTGTAGGGGACATTGTTTGGGCCAAGATATATGGCTTCCCTTGGTGGCCAGCCCGTATTCTTACTATAACTGTGAGCCGGAAAGATAACGGCCTTTTAGTCCGACAGGAGGCCCGTATTTCATGGTTTGGGTCTCCAACAACATCTTTCCTTGCTCTTTCACAACTCTCCCCCTTTTTAGAAAACTTCCAGTCACGCTTTAATAAGAAGAGAAAGGGCCTGTATCGCAAGGCTATCACAGAGGCAGCTAAGGCTGCCAAGCAGCTGACCCCCGAAGTGCGGGCTTTGTTGACACAGTTTGAAACGTGAACATGGACAGTAAGGTAGGCAAGACCATTGGAAGTCACCACAGATTTTCTAGTCTAGTTAGAAATAATTTCTACGAAATAGCTTGGCCGGATTGGAGAGAGAAGTTGCACTCAGTTGGCTGGCTTTTTAATACTTACCTTATAGCCATTTTTAGACTGAGAAGTTAAACTGAACATATAATCAAATTTTGTGTTAAGGAAATGAGATTTTAGCAGTGTTTTTCGGTTTTGAAGTTCAAAACCATCCCAAGGCGTAGGAGCCATAGCCTCAACTGAAATTGAATTTTTCTAGGGACTGTTAATTGCCATTTGTACCTaatactgtatatatacacatatatatacatatatatatgaaatatagcCTGTCACTGTGTGACACAGGTTGCATATTTGGGATTGCAGTAAGGGCTTGGTGAGCTGGGGGAATAGTGTGGATATTTAATGActacttgttttttaaataatgaacacTTAG
The Chlorocebus sabaeus isolate Y175 chromosome 23, mChlSab1.0.hap1, whole genome shotgun sequence DNA segment above includes these coding regions:
- the PWWP2A gene encoding PWWP domain-containing protein 2A isoform X2 codes for the protein MAAVAAEAAATAASPGEGGAGEAEPEMEPIPGSEAGTDPLPVTATEASVPDGETDGQQSAPQADEPPLPPPPPPPGELARSPEAAGPELEAEEKLSVRVAESAAAAPQGGPELPPSPASPPEQPPAPEEREEPPLPQPVALALVPAAGGDSTVSQLIPGSEVRVTLDHIIEDALVVSFRLGEKLFSGVLMDLSKRFGPHGIPVTVFPKREYKDKPEAMQLQSNTFQEGTEVKCEANGAVPDDPSPVPHPKLSLAESLWTSKPPPLFHEGAPYPPPLFIRDTYNQSIPQPPPRKIKRPKRKMYREEPTSIMNAIKLRPRQVLCDKCKNSVVAEKKEIRKGSSASDSSKYEDKKRRNESVTTVNKKLKTDHKVDGKNQNESQKRNAVVKVSNIAHSRGRVVKVSAQANTSKAQLSTKKVLQSKNMDHVKAREVLKIAKEKAQKKQNETSTSKNAHSKVHFTRRYQNPSSGSLPPRVRLKPQRYRNEENDSSLKTGLEKMRSGKMAPKPQSRCTSTRSAGLLPVEGTQWLHSKIHQHVPAEATLPTCGFQPAPEHARGRPGTRLRGSAGSPMALLKLSQHHTPVENSPSPAPPPPQGSASSANILQLPAPYSLAGVSPNKSLVLLILSWYLFFG
- the PWWP2A gene encoding PWWP domain-containing protein 2A isoform X7 encodes the protein MQLQSNTFQEGTEVKCEANGAVPDDPSPVPHPKLSLAESLWTSKPPPLFHEGAPYPPPLFIRDTYNQSIPQPPPRKIKRPKRKMYREEPTSIMNAIKLRPRQVLCDKCKNSVVAEKKEIRKGSSASDSSKYEDKKRRNESVTTVNKKLKTDHKVDGKNQNESQKRNAVVKVSNIAHSRGRVVKVSAQANTSKAQLSTKKVLQSKNMDHVKAREVLKIAKEKAQKKQNETSTSKNAHSKVHFTRRYQNPSSGSLPPRVRLKPQRYRNEENDSSLKTGLEKMRSGKMAPKPQSRCTSTRSAGLNKWQLLHQTVTSPAAPLQCLTDHCGFRLGALKLTVKRAAQRH
- the PWWP2A gene encoding PWWP domain-containing protein 2A isoform X6, producing the protein MAAVAAEAAATAASPGEGGAGEAEPEMEPIPGSEAGTDPLPVTATEASVPDGETDGQQSAPQADEPPLPPPPPPPGELARSPEAAGPELEAEEKLSVRVAESAAAAPQGGPELPPSPASPPEQPPAPEEREEPPLPQPVALALVPAAGGDSTVSQLIPGSEVRVTLDHIIEDALVVSFRLGEKLFSGVLMDLSKRFGPHGIPVTVFPKREYKDKPEAMQLQSNTFQEGTEVKCEANGAVPDDPSPVPHPKLSLAESLWTSKPPPLFHEGAPYPPPLFIRDTYNQSIPQPPPRKIKRPKRKMYREEPTSIMNAIKLRPRQVLCDKCKNSVVAEKKEIRKGSSASDSSKYEDKKRRNESVTTVNKKLKTDHKVDGKNQNESQKRNAVVKVSNIAHSRGRVVKVSAQANTSKAQLSTKKVLQSKNMDHVKAREVLKIAKEKAQKKQNETSTSKNAHSKVHFTRRYQNPSSGSLPPRVRLKPQRYRNEENDSSLKTGLEKMRSGKMAPKPQSRCTSTRSAAQRH
- the PWWP2A gene encoding PWWP domain-containing protein 2A isoform X3, yielding MAAVAAEAAATAASPGEGGAGEAEPEMEPIPGSEAGTDPLPVTATEASVPDGETDGQQSAPQADEPPLPPPPPPPGELARSPEAAGPELEAEEKLSVRVAESAAAAPQGGPELPPSPASPPEQPPAPEEREEPPLPQPVALALVPAAGGDSTVSQLIPGSEVRVTLDHIIEDALVVSFRLGEKLFSGVLMDLSKRFGPHGIPVTVFPKREYKDKPEAMQLQSNTFQEGTEVKCEANGAVPDDPSPVPHPKLSLAESLWTSKPPPLFHEGAPYPPPLFIRDTYNQSIPQPPPRKIKRPKRKMYREEPTSIMNAIKLRPRQVLCDKCKNSVVAEKKEIRKGSSASDSSKYEDKKRRNESVTTVNKKLKTDHKVDGKNQNESQKRNAVVKVSNIAHSRGRVVKVSAQANTSKAQLSTKKVLQSKNMDHVKAREVLKIAKEKAQKKQNETSTSKNAHSKVHFTRRYQNPSSGSLPPRVRLKPQRYRNEENDSSLKTGLEKMRSGKMAPKPQSRCTSTRSAGLNKWQLLHQTVTSPAAPLQCLTDHCGFRLGALKLTVKRAAQRH
- the PWWP2A gene encoding PWWP domain-containing protein 2A isoform X4 encodes the protein MQLQSNTFQEGTEVKCEANGAVPDDPSPVPHPKLSLAESLWTSKPPPLFHEGAPYPPPLFIRDTYNQSIPQPPPRKIKRPKRKMYREEPTSIMNAIKLRPRQVLCDKCKNSVVAEKKEIRKGSSASDSSKYEDKKRRNESVTTVNKKLKTDHKVDGKNQNESQKRNAVVKVSNIAHSRGRVVKVSAQANTSKAQLSTKKVLQSKNMDHVKAREVLKIAKEKAQKKQNETSTSKNAHSKVHFTRRYQNPSSGSLPPRVRLKPQRYRNEENDSSLKTGLEKMRSGKMAPKPQSRCTSTRSAGEAPSENQSPSKGPEEASSEVQDTNEVHVPGEQDEPQTLGKKGSKNNISVYMTLNQKKSDSSSASVCSIDSTDDLKSSNSECSSSESFDFPPGSMHAPSTSSTSSSSKEEKKLSNSLKMKVFSKTVSKCVTPDGRTICVGDIVWAKIYGFPWWPARILTITVSRKDNGLLVRQEARISWFGSPTTSFLALSQLSPFLENFQSRFNKKRKGLYRKAITEAAKAAKQLTPEVRALLTQFET
- the PWWP2A gene encoding PWWP domain-containing protein 2A isoform X5, whose amino-acid sequence is MAAVAAEAAATAASPGEGGAGEAEPEMEPIPGSEAGTDPLPVTATEASVPDGETDGQQSAPQADEPPLPPPPPPPGELARSPEAAGPELEAEEKLSVRVAESAAAAPQGGPELPPSPASPPEQPPAPEEREEPPLPQPVALALVPAAGGDSTVSQLIPGSEVRVTLDHIIEDALVVSFRLGEKLFSGVLMDLSKRFGPHGIPVTVFPKREYKDKPEAMQLQSNTFQEGTEVKCEANGAVPDDPSPVPHPKLSLAESLWTSKPPPLFHEGAPYPPPLFIRDTYNQSIPQPPPRKIKRPKRKMYREEPTSIMNAIKLRPRQVLCDKCKNSVVAEKKEIRKGSSASDSSKYEDKKRRNESVTTVNKKLKTDHKVDGKNQNESQKRNAVVKVSNIAHSRGRVVKVSAQANTSKAQLSTKKVLQSKNMDHVKAREVLKIAKEKAQKKQNETSTSKNAHSKVHFTRRYQNPSSGSLPPRVRLKPQRYRNEENDSSLKTGLEKMRSGKMAPKPQSRCTSTRSAGLLPVEVRMGVDEKRNP
- the PWWP2A gene encoding PWWP domain-containing protein 2A isoform X1 — translated: MAAVAAEAAATAASPGEGGAGEAEPEMEPIPGSEAGTDPLPVTATEASVPDGETDGQQSAPQADEPPLPPPPPPPGELARSPEAAGPELEAEEKLSVRVAESAAAAPQGGPELPPSPASPPEQPPAPEEREEPPLPQPVALALVPAAGGDSTVSQLIPGSEVRVTLDHIIEDALVVSFRLGEKLFSGVLMDLSKRFGPHGIPVTVFPKREYKDKPEAMQLQSNTFQEGTEVKCEANGAVPDDPSPVPHPKLSLAESLWTSKPPPLFHEGAPYPPPLFIRDTYNQSIPQPPPRKIKRPKRKMYREEPTSIMNAIKLRPRQVLCDKCKNSVVAEKKEIRKGSSASDSSKYEDKKRRNESVTTVNKKLKTDHKVDGKNQNESQKRNAVVKVSNIAHSRGRVVKVSAQANTSKAQLSTKKVLQSKNMDHVKAREVLKIAKEKAQKKQNETSTSKNAHSKVHFTRRYQNPSSGSLPPRVRLKPQRYRNEENDSSLKTGLEKMRSGKMAPKPQSRCTSTRSAGEAPSENQSPSKGPEEASSEVQDTNEVHVPGEQDEPQTLGKKGSKNNISVYMTLNQKKSDSSSASVCSIDSTDDLKSSNSECSSSESFDFPPGSMHAPSTSSTSSSSKEEKKLSNSLKMKVFSKTVSKCVTPDGRTICVGDIVWAKIYGFPWWPARILTITVSRKDNGLLVRQEARISWFGSPTTSFLALSQLSPFLENFQSRFNKKRKGLYRKAITEAAKAAKQLTPEVRALLTQFET
- the PWWP2A gene encoding PWWP domain-containing protein 2A isoform X8; this translates as MQLQSNTFQEGTEVKCEANGAVPDDPSPVPHPKLSLAESLWTSKPPPLFHEGAPYPPPLFIRDTYNQSIPQPPPRKIKRPKRKMYREEPTSIMNAIKLRPRQVLCDKCKNSVVAEKKEIRKGSSASDSSKYEDKKRRNESVTTVNKKLKTDHKVDGKNQNESQKRNAVVKVSNIAHSRGRVVKVSAQANTSKAQLSTKKVLQSKNMDHVKAREVLKIAKEKAQKKQNETSTSKNAHSKVHFTRRYQNPSSGSLPPRVRLKPQRYRNEENDSSLKTGLEKMRSGKMAPKPQSRCTSTRSAAQRH